GTAGATTTGCAGTGCCCTTCATGTACCTTAGTAACCATTTCACAGCTTGCCAATGTTCCAAGCTTGGTTTTCTCATAAACCTACTAACCAAGCCAATTCCATATGCTAAATCAGGTCTTGTTGATACCATAGCATACATAATGCTACCAACAACATTAGCATAAGGaactcccttcatcttttcttcttcaaaagaTGCTTCTTCTTTTGTAAGAGACTTGAGCTTGAAGTGGGCTCCAATGGGAGTGTTGACAGATCTGGCTTCCTTTTGATCAAACATTCCCACTACCTTCTTGACATATCCTTCTTGAGAAAATCTCAATATGCCCCCATTTTTGTCTCTAGATATCTCTATTCCCAAAATCTTGACAGTTGCCCCCAATTACTTCATATCAAATTCTTGACTTAGCATCTCCTTGAGCCTTTCCATTTCTGATATGTGTTTACATgcaataagcatgtcatccacataaattAACAAGTATATGTAGCTTCCATCTTCAAGAACTTTGAAGTAAACACAACTATCAAACTTTGATCTTTGAAATTTCTGTCTTAGCATAAAATCATCAAATCTGAAGTACCATTGTCTTGGTgactgtttcaaaccatatagagATTTCTTCAGCAAGCACACCTTCTCTTCCATCCCTGGCTGTATGAATCCTTTAGGTTGTTGCATGTGTATTTCTTCATCAAGATTACCATGAAGAAATGCTGTCTTCACATCAAGTTGTTCCAATTCTAAATTCTGAATTGCAGTGATAGCCAATATAATTCTTATAGAAATGTGTTTGAAAACAGGAGAAAGCACTTCATGATAGCCTATCCCTTCAACTTGAGACAATCCTTTTGCCACCAACCTTGCCTTGAATCGAGGTAGCTCAACTCCTTCAATCCCTGGTTTTCTCTTGTaaacccatttgcaccctattacTCTTTTGTTCTTAGGTTTATCCACTAGGATCCATGTCTCATTCTTGGATAAAGATTCCATCTCTTCTTTCATAGCCTTATTCCATTTACTCCATTCAACACTATTCTTGGCTTCCTTGTAGAAAATATGCTCATGTAGCTCTAGTAAATCAACTACACTAAGGGCAAAAGCAGTAATATCAGCATGTGCAAATCTTTCAGGAGGTTTGATCTGTCTCCTTGCTCTATCTCTAGCCAAGAGATAATCTGAAGCTTGAGTATCTCTGCCATCAGCTTCAGTGCCATCTGCATCACTTCCAGATGCATCTCCAAGTTCACTCTCCTGAACTCCACCTCGATTCTCATTCTGTGATGTTTCTCTTAATTCAATCTGCATAGTATCTTTCTACTCAGCTTGTTTAGAGCTGGCTTGATCACTAAATTTTATGTTAGTTTTATAAAATCAGTGCTCATTGAATATAACATCATGACTGGTAATGCATTTTTCTCATCTATTAACCAAAGTTTATAACCCTTGACACCACTTGGATAACTAAGAAACACACCCTTCATAGACCTAGGATTCAACTTCCCTTGACTAATATGAACATAACCTATACAACCAAAAGGTTTCAGGTGACTGTAACTTGGTTTATGACCAGACCAAACATGTTCATGAACCTTACAACCTAATGCAGATGAAGGTGACCTATTAATGAGGTAGTAAGAAGTAGCAGCTGCCTTTGCCCAAAATGTTTTTGGCAAACCTGAATCAGCTAGCATGCATCTAACCTTATTCATGATTGTTCTATTCATTCTCTCAGCAAGACCATTTTGCTGAGGGGTGTTCCTAACTGTATGGTGCCTAATAATGCCATGTTCAGTGCAATAAGAATCGAACTCAGCATTACCGAATTCCAAACCATTGTCAGTTCTAAGTTTCTTAACTTTCTTCATGGTTTGATTTTCTACCATAATTTTCCATTCTCTAAACCTTCCAAAAGCCCAATCCTTAGTTCTAAGAAAATAGATCCACACTTTCCTAGAATAGTCATCAATAATATAAAGGAAATATTGAGCTTTACCTAGAGATAATGGAACCTGGGATGAACCCCATAAGTCTGAATGGATGTATTCCAATATTCCTTTGGTTTTATGAGTTGAACTTGCAAATTTCAACCTGTGAGCTTTTCCTACAACACAAGTTTCACAAAACTGTAAGTCTGAAATATATTTAGAGTTCAAGAAACCTTGCTTACCAAGTTCTACCATTCCCTTGTGACTTATGTGCCCAAGTCGTTTGTGCCATAATTTTGTGTTATTTGGGTTCTGTAGTTGAATCTCCAGCAGACCCAGTTGAAACTCCAACAGTCCCAGCTATGGTCTCTCCTTGTAGTATGTAAAGTCCTTGTCTTAGCTCACCTCtcataaacaccattgtacctttGGATACTCTCAAGACTCCACCTTCAGCTTTGTAGCTATAGCCTTTGGAATCTAAAACACCAAGAGATAACAAATTTATTTTTAGTTCAAGTATAAATCTAACATTAGAAAGTACCTTTATGGTGCCATCTCTCAATTTGATCTTGATAGAACCAATTCATTGAATTCTACATGTGCTATTATTTCCCATCAACACTTGGCCTGAACTTTTTTCTTTTAGATCAAAGAACCAATCTTTTCTTGGTGACTTGTGAAATGCACACCCAGAATCCATAACCCATTCATCCTTAGGATCACTAGTTGACATAGTCAAAACATCAGTATTCATAGATCCATCTGTGACATGAGCTTCATCTTTGTTGTCTTGCTTTTGTCCTTCATTTCTTTGCTGTGGACAGTTTCGTCTGAAGTGACCTTCTTGGTTACAAATCTAGCAAGTTCTTCTTGGTTTTGACTTGGATCTTGATCTCTGTTAGGCTAATTTTAGCCTATCTTTTTAAGTGTCTTTATCAGTGTCTTTTTAATGGTTCTTGTGTTTTTGGAGCGGAATTATGCTTGTTTTTGCTTGATTTCAGGTTAAGCTTATGTTTTGGGCAGTTggagtggattgtgtagaaatcaAGCATTTGGAGTGGATTGTGCTGAAATTttaattagggccgcggcgcaagaATTGGCGCTGCGGCGCTCTTGCGTATTAGAGCCGCGGCGAGCCCCTTTCCAGAAACTCGAGATTTAGCATTTGCcgagtagggccgcggcgctgGCGTCTGTACACCTCAGAATttttaagggcaatttcgtcattttTGGAGGATATAGAACGAGGTCTTCATTCTGAAAAGGGGATCGCGATTTTGACAGGGGAGACAGACAAAAAGAGGGGAAAAACGAGAGAAGAAGAACCTTGGAGCAAGCGTGGGCGATCTGTGACAATTCCCCATCtagtttcattctctttttctttgatttccTATGTTATTGTTTACATTCagtttgattatggatatgaatattgagattatgagctaaactcctattagggatttgatggatattgactgagattCATCCCATggttaatgctatttgattatttcTTCTTGCTTGTTTATGAGATTTGTTCATTTTTGTGCTTAATGTATGcttgagattgatcaccttaagcatgattcatgatcctaatgtgaaatctgaaaagtgagtattaggaatgctctaaatgaatgaacataggttttgatgcgaaacgaaagtattcgcatagcttatgtgacttGTAGATTATTACTTAATGCGAATTGTTTGTTGTGCTATCTCAGAAATGCAATAGTTGACAATGCAATTTAGAACCTAaatgatctgaaaagagtttaggtgattttataatctgtcatctcattgaaagaagaagaatagtTAACTAGTgttaacaattgggtaatcgaagcaattgaaatcatatccctatcttcacatccattgttaaacccttAGTTTCTTATTTGTTGATTTTGCTTGTTGTGTTTTCTGCAATTTAATTAAAAACCAATTTTTATTGTCGCCACATagaaatataaatccaatttggttagtacttggctgcaattcccttgggttcgaccacacctgtgtgagtactacttgtatgatacgtgcacttgcgtgtattaaaattaaacaacaagtttttggcgccgttgccggggaattATTTAGTTAATATTACGTTAATTGGATTAAATTCTAATTTGGTTTTCTTTTCACTTTTTGCTAACTTGTTTGTGTCAAATTCTTCTTATCTCATCCAGGTACCATTGGTTTATGCGACGTCAAGGACCAGCTGCAAGagtgcctgttgatcctgagaTAGAGAAGACTTGCTGGCAAAACAGAAAAAACAAAAGGTTGGAAAGAGTTGTACACAGGATTGAGCAAGAGGAAGTTATGGCCAACTACGGTAATAATGGGGGTGCCATAGAAGACCCAGCTAATGGTCAGAATCCACCCGACCGTAGCCTGAGGGACTATGTGTTGCCAACAATGACAGGGGTCCAGTCTTGTATAAGACCACCCACCATAGATGCAAACAATTTTGAAATAAAGCCAGCCATACTTCAGATGGTTCAATCCACAGTCCAGTTTGGGGGACTACCCACTGAAGACCCAAACATGCATCTATCTAACTTCATGGAGCTCTGTCAGACATTTAAGATGAATGGAGTTAGTGATGATGCTATCAGACTGAGATTgttcccattttctctgagggagcgagctaagagttggttggtaTCTTTGCCGCCTAACTCAATCAATACATGGAATGATCTAGCACTGAAGTTCCTCTCCAAGTTTTTCCCTCCAGCTAAAGCAGCTAAGTTAAGAGGAGAGATCAATAATTTTTCTCAGTTGGATAATGAGTCTCTCTatgaagcttgggagagattcaaagAATTGATAAGAAAGTGCTCGCATCACAGAATAGAGAAATGGATGCtagtacataatttttataatgggttgtgtGGTACTACTCGCACACTCATTGATGCAGCAGCTGGTGGTgcgtttatgagaaaaagtgCCAATGAGGCATATGACTTGTTGGAagaaatggccatgaataatCAGCAGTGGCCAAGTGAAAGAAGTTCTTCAAGGAAAGTGGCCGGTATGTATGAAGTGGATGCAATTTCGAAATTTACCGCTCAAGTTGAGGCCTTGACTAAGCAATTGCAAGGCAATGTGATAACAGCTCCAGTGCAACAGGCCCAGACTTTGTGTGAAATATGTGGGGGTCCTCATGCCTATGAACAGTGTCAGTATGCTGGTGTAAACAACATGCCTATGGAGCAAGCTCAGGCTATTGGGAATTTTCCTTGACAGAGCAACAATAACCCTTACTCCAATTCCTTTAATCAAGGGTGGAGGAATCATCCCAACTTTTCTTGGAAGAATGATCAGCAAGGACAATCTTCAAGCCAACAACAGTCATTCCAACAACAGCCACAGGGGTTCTTTCAGCCAAGATTTAGGCAGCAGCAACAACCCCAACCGCCCACTCATCATCAGCAGCAACAAAATTCTGGTGGAAATTCTAATGCTCAGTCAGATGTGTTAAACCAATTCATGGCTGAAACTCGGTCTTCTATTAGAAATTTGGAGACCCAAATGGGACAATTGGTTACTCTCATGGCTAATCATGCCCAAGGTAACTTGCCTAGTACCACTGAAGTGAATCCAAAAGAGAATTGCAAGGCAATCACGTTAAGAAGTGGGAAGAATTATGAGGGACCAAGTGAGAAGCAGCCAGTTGAAGAAGCGGGTCAGGATCAACAGGCACAGGCACCGACACAAGAGGAAAAGAAGCACAGTGAAAAAAAGGCTACTGAAGGCATGCTAGCAAAAGAAGCTTCGCCACCAATCAGTATTGAGCATCACATAAAGATTCCCTACCCCCAAAGGCTTCGAAAGAACAACATGGACAAGCAGTTTACTAAATTCCTGGAAGTATTCAAGAAACTGCACATCAACATTCCATTTGCAGAGGCCTTAGAGCAAATGTCGAGCTATGTCAAGTTCATGAAGGACATCTTGTCCAAGAAAAGGAAGATGGAGGACTTTGGAACTGTGGCATTGACGGAAGAGTGTAGTGCTATACTGCAAAAGAAGCTCCCCCCTAAACtgagagatcctgggagtttcacaATACCGTGCACTATTGGGAGAATTGAGGGAATAAATGCTCTTTGTGATTTGGGAGCCAGTATCAACCTGATGCCATTGTCAGTTTTCAAGAGATTGCAACTTGGTGAAGCCAAGCCCACAATTGTAACCTTGCAACTAGCTGATCGTTCGTTGGCACATCCAAGAGGGGTAATTGAAGATGTCCTGGTCAAAGTAGACAAGTTTATTTTTCCTGCCAATTTCATAGTTCTTGACATGGAAGAGGATAGCAATGTGCCCATTATTCTTGGGAGACCCTTCTTGGCAACAGGCCAAGCACTCATAGATGTTCAAAAGGGAGAGTTGAAGTTGAGAGTGCAAGGAGAAGAAGTTGTGTTCAATGTGCTCAAGGCCATGACTTATCTAGAAGCTAGTGACAATTGCTTTTCGGTGGATGTAATGGGTAATTTAGTGGAAGAGAGAAAACTGATAAATGATCCTCTTgagttaagtttggttgaagatgaGGTTAGTGATCAAGATGGAAAGGAAGCTATGGAGTACGCAAAATGGCTTAATTCTTATGGGCCATTGAAGAGGAAATACTTTGAAGAGCTTGGGGCAGTACTAGAAAGGTCATTGCCTTCAGTTGAGAAACCCCCAGAGTTAGAACTGAAGGTACTTCCTAACCATCTGAggtatgagtttttggatgaaaaCAAGACACTTCCAGTTATAGTTTCAACTTTACTTTCTGATGTGGAGACTGAAAAATTGTTGAGAATTCTGAGAGAGCACATgaaggccattgggtggacttTGGCATACATCAAGGGGATCAGCCCCTCTACTGTTATGCACCAGATTTTAATGGAGGACAGAGTCAAACCAACCATAGATGCCCAAAGAAGACTCAATCCGCCAATGAAAGAAATTGTGAGAAAGGAAGTGGTGAAGTGGTTAGATGTAGGGGTAGCTTACCCAATCTCTGACAGTGAGTGGGTGAGTCCGGTTCAGGTAGTACCTAAAAAAGGGGGGATGACGGTAGTGAAGAATGAGAAGAACGAGTTAATTCCAACAAGAACTGTTACTGGTTGGAGAATATGCATTGACTACCGCAAACTCAACATGGCAACAAGGAAAGACCATTTTCCCCTTCCAttcattgatcagatgttagACAGACTGGCAGGAAAGGAGTATTATTGCTTTTTGGATGGTTACTCCGGGTATCATCAAATAGTCATTGCACCAGAGGACCAAGAGAAAATGAcatttacatgtccttatggcacattcgCTTTCCGACGAATGCCATTTGGGCTATGTAACGCACCAGCAACTTTCCAACGGTGTATGATGGCTATTTTTTCTGACTTGGTTAAGAATTGTATAGAaattttcatggatgatttctcagtGTTTGGCTCATCGTTTGATCATTGTTTGAGGAACTTGGAGCTGGTATTGATTCGATGTGAAGAATCCAatttggtgcttaattgggaGAAGTGCCATTTCATGGTTAGAGAGGGGATTGTTTTGGGACACAAGATCTCACAGGAAGGCATTGAGGTAGACAGAGCCAAGGTGTCTACTATTGAGAATTTGCCCCCTCCAGTTTCGATAAAAGGGGTTCGTAGTTTTTTGGGTCATGCCGGTTTCTACAGACAGTTTATAAAGGATTTCTCGAAGATCACCAAGCCATTGTCTAATTTTCTTGTTAATGGAGTGCCCTTTGAGTTTGGAAGGGAGTGTATGGAGGCTTTTCAAACTCTTAAGGAAAAATTGATTTCGGCACCTATAGTCATTGCACCAAATTGGGAGCTTCCGTtcgagttgatgtgtgatgcaagtgattaTGCTGTCGGGGCTGTGTTGGGTCAAAGAGTTGACAAGGTTTTTCGCACCATCTACTATGCTAGTAagaccttgaatgatgctcagttGAATTGTGCTACTACTGAAAAGGAAATGTTGGCCATAGTATTCGCTTGTGATAAGTTTAGGCCATATTTAATCGGGAATAAGGTTATTGTGTACACAGAACATTCGGTGATCAAATACCTTAtggccaagaaggatgccaagccaAGACTAATCCGATGGGTCCTTCTCCTCCAGGAGTTTGAGTTAGAAATCAGAGATAAGAAGGGCACCGAGAACCTAGTAGCAGATCATTTGTCAAGATTGGAGTCAGAAGAGGGTCAGAATATGAAGGAAGTCCAGATAAATGATGAGTtccctgatgagcagttgtttgctTTAAAAGAAAGTTTGTTGGTTC
This genomic interval from Humulus lupulus chromosome 8, drHumLupu1.1, whole genome shotgun sequence contains the following:
- the LOC133795689 gene encoding secreted RxLR effector protein 161-like, translating into MFDQKEARSVNTPIGAHFKLKSLTKEEASFEEEKMKGVPYANVVGSIMYAMVSTRPDLAYGIGLVSRFMRKPSLEHWQAVKWLLRYMKGTANLQILYTKSDQNQCEVIGYCDSDFAGDYDKRRSLSGYVFTGGGNVVSWKSNLQHVVALSSAEAEYIALT